A genomic window from Microbacterium sp. ET2 includes:
- a CDS encoding alpha-E domain-containing protein yields MLSRIAESLFWIGRYIERSDGTARILDVHLQLLLEDPWIDEDTACRSLLSVMGSFPLEGVDRVGRDDVLQRLAVDRMNPASIAYSISAARENARRAREIVSTELWETLNTTSARMPRRLQRDKVHEFFQWVRERAALAVGVVDSSTSRDEAWQFFTLGRSIERTDMTARLLATRSLTEASGPSWTTILRSCGAYEAYLRTYRGMPSARNAAEFLLLDRLFPRSIIYSIQLAEECMSAIDPRADRVGHSNTVLRALGRIRNDLEYRPVSEILNELPHHMQRVQKVTREASEAIKSRFFPTQAEPSWIGEIS; encoded by the coding sequence GTGCTGAGCCGCATCGCAGAGTCGCTGTTCTGGATCGGGCGGTACATCGAGCGGTCCGATGGGACGGCGCGCATCCTCGACGTGCACCTCCAGCTGCTCCTGGAAGACCCGTGGATCGACGAGGACACGGCGTGCCGCTCGCTTCTGAGCGTGATGGGTTCGTTCCCCCTCGAAGGCGTAGACCGGGTCGGCCGCGATGACGTCCTGCAGCGCCTGGCCGTCGACCGGATGAACCCCGCGAGCATCGCCTACTCGATCTCGGCGGCGCGCGAGAACGCCCGCCGCGCCCGCGAGATCGTCTCCACCGAACTGTGGGAGACCCTCAACACCACGAGCGCCCGGATGCCCCGGCGCCTCCAGCGCGACAAGGTGCACGAATTCTTCCAGTGGGTGCGCGAGCGCGCGGCGCTCGCGGTGGGTGTCGTGGACTCCTCGACCAGCCGCGACGAGGCCTGGCAGTTCTTCACGCTCGGCCGCAGCATCGAGCGCACCGACATGACCGCGCGCCTGCTCGCGACGAGGTCGCTGACCGAGGCATCCGGTCCGTCCTGGACGACCATCCTGCGCTCGTGCGGTGCCTACGAGGCGTATCTGCGTACCTACCGGGGCATGCCGAGCGCGCGCAACGCCGCCGAGTTCCTGCTGCTGGACAGGCTGTTCCCCCGCTCGATCATCTACTCCATCCAGCTCGCAGAGGAATGCATGAGCGCCATCGACCCCCGTGCCGACCGTGTGGGGCACTCCAACACGGTGCTCCGTGCGCTCGGGCGCATCCGCAACGACCTCGAGTACCGGCCGGTCAGCGAGATCTTGAACGAGCTCCCGCATCACATGCAGCGGGTGCAGAAGGTGACGCGCGAGGCATCCGAGGCGATCAAGTCGCGGTTCTTCCCCACGCAGGCCGAGCCCAGCTGGATCGGGGAGATCTCGTGA
- a CDS encoding circularly permuted type 2 ATP-grasp protein, whose product MLSTIPTLVEDGMRPRHADLRPFAVNDGEDVWVLPGGLTRVALPEGQLVVNSSQGGGSKDTWIVGGSAPSHVEYGQGAGLAGLVADQAATITAAIPIIYDEQDEVTHSPQDRPRTRTEQQEQQQQAGPGVTSPALTPRIHLGAEDAGAPHALGAQLHPRGIVTGRDDAC is encoded by the coding sequence ATGCTCTCCACCATCCCCACGCTCGTCGAGGACGGGATGCGTCCGCGGCATGCCGACCTCCGGCCCTTCGCGGTCAACGACGGTGAGGACGTCTGGGTGCTCCCCGGCGGGCTGACCCGTGTCGCGCTTCCCGAAGGGCAGCTCGTGGTCAACTCCAGTCAGGGCGGCGGATCGAAGGACACCTGGATCGTCGGTGGTTCCGCGCCGTCCCACGTCGAATACGGGCAGGGGGCGGGTCTGGCCGGACTCGTGGCCGATCAGGCGGCGACGATCACCGCCGCCATCCCGATCATCTACGACGAGCAGGACGAGGTGACCCACTCGCCGCAGGACCGGCCGCGCACGCGCACCGAGCAGCAGGAGCAGCAGCAGCAGGCGGGGCCGGGCGTCACGTCTCCCGCTCTTACGCCGAGAATCCATCTGGGCGCCGAGGATGCGGGTGCACCCCATGCTCTCGGCGCGCAGTTGCACCCTCGCGGGATCGTCACGGGAAGGGATGACGCGTGCTGA
- a CDS encoding carbamoyl-phosphate synthase large subunit, whose translation MRILVTSSRNTFALDLIRKLGSIGHTVYASDTYGGAVGSHSRFAAGHLVTSSPRFATNAFIAEVSAFVDAHEIEVIIPTFEEVFYLAARQGDLPQGVRVLTGTFGDLARLHDKASFQRLAEEAGVPIPETVVVTSDEELVETIGRFPRYFARAAFSRGGVGLLTNTGPLAGKTPVDQCHPTPEQPWLVQPFVDGPMVCSYSIIVDGRVTAHTTYVAAEQWAHSTAIAFLAVDSTDTLAYAQRIVDSLDPGFTGQLSFDFVDHGDGLRIIECNPRPTNGIILLDAGDVGRALTGDVDEPVVAEPGTEREITLAVVADCFAEPLSHLPTSLHDLLHVKDVGSGWHDSLAMMWSPATIVHGAKIQHGDRKEILAALGDDIVWNGEPIDGMTSADAAALDAVHAGRV comes from the coding sequence ATGCGCATCCTCGTCACCAGCTCCCGCAACACCTTCGCGCTGGATCTCATCCGCAAGCTCGGGAGCATCGGACACACCGTGTATGCGAGCGACACCTACGGCGGGGCGGTGGGCAGCCATTCACGGTTCGCCGCCGGTCACCTCGTGACCTCGTCGCCGCGCTTCGCCACCAACGCCTTCATCGCCGAGGTGTCGGCGTTCGTCGACGCGCACGAGATCGAGGTCATCATCCCCACCTTCGAGGAGGTCTTCTACCTCGCCGCACGCCAGGGCGATCTCCCCCAGGGTGTCCGGGTGCTCACCGGCACGTTCGGCGATCTCGCGCGCCTCCACGACAAGGCGAGCTTCCAGCGTCTGGCCGAGGAGGCGGGCGTGCCGATCCCCGAGACCGTCGTGGTCACCAGCGACGAGGAGCTCGTCGAGACCATCGGCCGCTTCCCCCGGTATTTCGCCCGTGCGGCGTTCTCGCGCGGCGGCGTGGGACTGCTGACCAACACCGGCCCGCTCGCCGGCAAGACCCCGGTGGACCAGTGTCATCCCACCCCCGAGCAGCCCTGGCTCGTGCAGCCCTTCGTCGACGGGCCGATGGTGTGCTCGTACAGCATCATCGTCGACGGCCGTGTGACCGCCCACACGACGTACGTGGCCGCGGAGCAGTGGGCGCACAGCACGGCGATCGCGTTCCTCGCCGTCGACAGCACCGACACCCTCGCCTACGCCCAGCGCATCGTCGACTCGCTCGACCCCGGGTTCACGGGCCAGCTGTCGTTCGACTTCGTCGACCACGGCGACGGCCTGCGGATCATCGAGTGCAACCCCCGACCCACCAACGGGATCATCCTGCTGGATGCCGGCGATGTCGGCCGTGCCCTCACCGGCGACGTCGACGAGCCCGTCGTCGCCGAGCCCGGCACGGAGCGCGAGATCACGCTCGCCGTGGTCGCCGACTGCTTCGCCGAACCGCTGTCGCACCTGCCGACGTCGCTCCACGATCTGCTCCACGTGAAGGATGTCGGAAGCGGCTGGCACGACAGCCTCGCGATGATGTGGAGCCCCGCGACCATCGTCCACGGGGCGAAGATCCAGCACGGTGACCGCAAGGAGATCCTCGCCGCCCTGGGCGACGACATCGTGTGGAACGGCGAGCCGATCGACGGGATGACCTCCGCCGATGCCGCCGCCCTCGACGCGGTGCACGCCGGGCGGGTCTGA
- a CDS encoding alpha/beta hydrolase, with the protein MAGARGERIQAVRRPEGADAPAFDLSYVRSGPRGATPVVILPGGPGLASVRPYRSVRRIAASGGLDVIMVEHRGVGLSRTDLAGAPLPPSAMRIPAVLDDIAAVLDRERIARAVVVGSSYGSYLASAFGVRHPDRVERMLLDSPLQSTADLAIERERVRGLFWNAGDRLSADVRALVDRGEDARSVLDVVRAAYELVGPELAEALARRRLRRGLGLTWRVLTTYATRDDDIAHIPGVYEFDIAGVIAFRELAYGAPLDGLPLDPAATYAPLAARFPPFAGEPYDLPALTPAFAWPLVVVSGTRDLRTPPAIAERTARTAQDGVLVTLENGHSALDTHPVALLNAVRRLVRGSQHRLPGEAALLDRLPRRGAGARLPDLLRALSRAEGLLGR; encoded by the coding sequence ATGGCAGGAGCTCGCGGCGAACGCATCCAGGCCGTTCGCCGCCCGGAGGGCGCCGACGCGCCCGCCTTCGACCTGTCGTACGTGCGCTCGGGGCCGCGCGGTGCGACACCGGTCGTCATCCTCCCCGGCGGCCCGGGCCTCGCCTCGGTCCGCCCCTACCGCAGCGTGCGGCGCATCGCCGCGAGCGGAGGCCTCGACGTCATCATGGTCGAGCACCGGGGGGTCGGGCTGTCCCGCACCGACCTCGCCGGGGCGCCCCTGCCCCCCTCGGCGATGCGGATCCCCGCCGTCCTCGACGACATCGCCGCGGTGCTCGACCGCGAACGCATCGCACGCGCGGTCGTCGTCGGGTCGTCCTATGGCAGCTATCTCGCATCCGCATTCGGTGTCCGTCACCCAGACCGTGTCGAACGGATGCTGCTGGACTCGCCTCTGCAGTCCACGGCCGATCTGGCGATCGAGCGGGAGCGCGTGCGCGGGCTGTTCTGGAACGCGGGCGATCGGCTGTCCGCCGACGTGCGCGCGCTGGTGGATCGCGGGGAGGACGCGCGCTCCGTGCTGGATGTCGTCCGCGCCGCCTACGAGCTGGTGGGACCGGAACTCGCCGAGGCGCTCGCTCGACGCCGCCTGCGTCGGGGGCTGGGACTGACGTGGCGGGTGCTGACCACCTACGCCACGCGCGATGACGACATCGCCCACATCCCGGGGGTGTACGAGTTCGACATCGCCGGGGTGATCGCCTTCCGGGAGCTCGCGTACGGGGCGCCCCTCGACGGTCTGCCGCTGGACCCCGCCGCGACCTACGCGCCGCTGGCGGCACGGTTCCCCCCGTTCGCGGGGGAGCCATACGACCTTCCCGCACTCACGCCGGCGTTCGCGTGGCCGCTGGTCGTCGTCAGCGGAACGAGAGACCTCCGCACGCCTCCCGCGATCGCCGAGCGGACGGCGCGGACCGCGCAGGACGGGGTACTTGTGACCCTCGAGAACGGTCATAGCGCGCTGGACACCCACCCGGTCGCGCTCCTGAACGCCGTCCGGCGCCTGGTGCGCGGGAGCCAGCATCGCCTTCCCGGCGAAGCGGCGCTGCTCGACCGGTTGCCGCGGCGCGGCGCCGGGGCGCGTTTGCCCGATCTCCTCCGCGCGCTCTCCCGCGCGGAAGGGCTCCTCGGACGCTGA
- a CDS encoding molybdopterin-dependent oxidoreductase, protein MADARGRGAERARVQDGWLAAAAGAVAAVLGAGLGELSAALIAPASSPFAAIGGALIDVAPSWAKDTAIAWFGTADKAALLTGIALVLLAVAAVAGLLERRRPPIGLAIAVALGVVGAAVALTRADAGALSWLPSSIAGATMAVSLRMLLRLLPATAERSDDAPPTTPDRPSEIDRRRFLVWTGGAAAVGLVMVLGATLVSGGSRAVAAIRAALRLPDPAVAAPPVPAGAELNISGLADVITPNDSFYRIDTALVVPQIDPADWSLRIHGMVENEVVLTWDELVALPLEEGYATMSCVSNEVGGTLIGNARWLGYPIRELLARARPMADADMVLSRSIDGFTASTPLEALTDPDRWSILAVGMNGEPLPLEHGFPVRMVVPGLYGYVSATKWVVDLEVTRFDRATAYWTDRGWSERGPVKLQSRIDVPRPGQGLSAGDTVIAGVAWQPHVGISRVEVQVDDGPWEDATLATAISDDTWVQWSLPWRATAGRHVLRCRATNALGETQTSEVVGVIPDGATGWHEFPVDVF, encoded by the coding sequence GTGGCGGATGCTCGAGGCCGAGGAGCAGAACGCGCGAGGGTCCAGGACGGCTGGCTCGCCGCAGCGGCCGGTGCCGTAGCCGCGGTGTTGGGTGCGGGCCTCGGCGAGTTGTCCGCGGCGCTCATCGCCCCGGCATCCAGCCCCTTCGCCGCCATCGGCGGCGCGCTCATCGACGTCGCCCCTTCCTGGGCGAAAGACACGGCGATCGCGTGGTTCGGCACCGCCGACAAGGCCGCCCTCCTCACCGGAATCGCACTCGTGCTTCTCGCGGTCGCGGCGGTCGCGGGCCTCCTCGAGCGTCGCCGCCCCCCGATCGGGCTGGCGATCGCCGTCGCCCTCGGGGTCGTCGGCGCCGCCGTCGCTCTCACGCGGGCCGACGCCGGCGCGCTGTCATGGCTGCCGTCGTCGATCGCCGGCGCGACGATGGCGGTGAGTCTGCGGATGCTGCTGCGCCTCCTTCCCGCGACGGCGGAGCGTTCGGACGATGCGCCCCCGACGACCCCCGACCGACCCTCGGAGATCGACCGACGCCGCTTCCTCGTGTGGACCGGCGGCGCCGCCGCCGTCGGTCTCGTCATGGTTCTCGGGGCGACGCTCGTGAGCGGCGGCAGCCGCGCCGTCGCGGCGATCCGGGCCGCGCTGCGGCTCCCCGACCCGGCCGTGGCCGCGCCCCCCGTTCCGGCCGGTGCCGAGCTGAACATCTCGGGACTGGCCGACGTCATCACCCCGAACGACTCGTTCTACCGCATCGACACCGCGTTGGTCGTGCCGCAGATCGACCCCGCCGACTGGTCGCTCCGTATTCACGGAATGGTCGAGAACGAGGTCGTCCTCACGTGGGACGAGCTGGTCGCCCTCCCTCTGGAGGAGGGGTACGCCACCATGTCGTGCGTGTCCAACGAGGTCGGCGGCACCCTGATCGGCAACGCGCGGTGGCTCGGCTACCCGATCCGGGAGCTCCTCGCCCGGGCACGCCCGATGGCGGACGCCGACATGGTGCTGTCCCGATCGATCGACGGCTTCACCGCGTCGACACCGCTCGAGGCACTCACCGACCCCGACCGCTGGTCGATCCTCGCCGTGGGGATGAACGGGGAACCCCTCCCGCTCGAGCACGGGTTCCCGGTGCGGATGGTGGTACCGGGGCTGTACGGCTACGTCTCGGCGACGAAGTGGGTCGTCGACCTCGAGGTGACCCGCTTCGACCGGGCGACCGCGTACTGGACCGACCGTGGATGGTCCGAACGCGGTCCGGTCAAACTGCAGTCGCGCATCGACGTGCCCCGCCCCGGTCAGGGATTGAGCGCGGGCGACACCGTCATCGCGGGGGTCGCCTGGCAGCCGCATGTCGGCATCTCACGCGTGGAGGTGCAGGTCGACGACGGCCCCTGGGAGGACGCGACCCTCGCCACAGCGATTTCGGATGACACGTGGGTGCAGTGGAGCCTGCCGTGGCGGGCGACGGCGGGGCGCCACGTGCTGCGCTGCCGCGCCACCAATGCGCTCGGCGAGACGCAGACCTCCGAGGTCGTCGGCGTCATCCCCGACGGCGCGACGGGCTGGCACGAGTTCCCCGTCGACGTCTTCTGA
- a CDS encoding dihydroxy-acid dehydratase — translation MPELRSNLPPTSALGIARRAQWRSLGIAASDLTKPKVAIVNTSSDLAACYAHLDDIVPVLKSELRDHGLLPFEIRTVAPSDFVTSAGRAGRYILPSRDLIVDDIEAAVEGAKLDAMICLSSCDKTTPAHLMAAGRLNIPTVIIPCGYQHSGLAEGREADVEEVFLLAAQAAVTGAPTDHLADLADDAILGPGVCAGLATANSMHMVAEALGMAMPGSAPVRANSERMWAGVRASAAALSDLIARDVRPRDIITAGSITNAVRTMLSVGGSMNTIKHLQAIAVESGLDVDVWELFRTLGRQTPLLAAVRPNGPWLVEQFEDAGGGATVLRELLPLLAADEMTVAGTTVAENAHRAPAADGTVIRPLADPFGTDPAISVLRGSLAPGGAVAKRPVPDPGPHRFRGPARVFGDRDEAIAAIADGRLRRGDVAVIRGIGVAGAPGMGLTSAFIFALHARGLAEHVALVTDGQFSGLVNQGISIGEVSPEAAADGPLGRVQEDDIIDIDLADGRVDLLVSAEELAAREPYRAPLERDTGGGLLDHYEQLVQPLSCGAVLCARPNADLCARRDSAGSATRPEAGLQPTTKESA, via the coding sequence ATGCCCGAGCTGAGAAGCAACCTGCCGCCCACCTCCGCGCTCGGGATCGCCCGGCGCGCACAGTGGAGGTCGCTCGGCATCGCCGCGTCGGACCTCACCAAGCCCAAAGTGGCGATCGTCAACACGTCGTCCGACCTGGCGGCGTGTTACGCGCATCTCGATGACATCGTCCCGGTCCTCAAATCCGAACTGCGCGACCACGGACTTCTTCCGTTCGAGATACGCACGGTCGCCCCCTCGGACTTCGTCACGAGCGCCGGGCGCGCCGGCCGCTACATCCTCCCGAGCCGCGATCTGATCGTCGACGACATCGAAGCGGCAGTCGAGGGCGCGAAACTCGACGCGATGATCTGCCTGAGCTCGTGCGACAAGACGACCCCTGCGCATCTGATGGCGGCGGGCCGCCTGAACATCCCGACCGTCATCATCCCCTGCGGGTATCAGCATTCCGGGCTCGCTGAAGGCCGCGAGGCCGATGTGGAAGAGGTGTTCCTCCTCGCTGCGCAGGCGGCCGTCACCGGCGCGCCGACCGACCATCTCGCCGACCTCGCCGACGATGCGATCCTCGGACCGGGCGTGTGCGCGGGTCTGGCGACGGCGAACTCGATGCACATGGTCGCCGAGGCGCTCGGCATGGCGATGCCGGGGTCCGCGCCCGTTCGCGCGAACAGTGAACGGATGTGGGCGGGTGTCCGCGCGTCCGCCGCCGCGCTCTCCGACCTGATCGCCCGCGACGTCCGCCCGCGCGACATCATCACCGCCGGGTCGATCACGAACGCGGTGAGGACCATGCTCTCCGTGGGCGGTTCGATGAACACCATCAAGCATCTGCAGGCGATCGCCGTCGAATCCGGGCTCGACGTCGACGTGTGGGAGCTGTTCCGCACGCTCGGGCGGCAGACGCCCCTGCTGGCGGCGGTGCGACCCAACGGCCCGTGGCTCGTGGAGCAGTTCGAAGATGCCGGAGGCGGGGCGACCGTCCTGCGGGAGCTGCTTCCGCTTCTGGCGGCTGACGAGATGACGGTCGCCGGAACGACGGTCGCCGAGAACGCGCACCGTGCTCCGGCGGCGGACGGCACGGTGATCCGGCCGCTCGCCGATCCGTTCGGGACGGACCCGGCGATCTCGGTCCTGCGGGGATCTCTCGCGCCCGGCGGGGCCGTTGCCAAGCGACCGGTGCCCGATCCCGGACCGCACCGGTTCCGAGGTCCGGCACGCGTGTTCGGCGATCGCGACGAGGCGATCGCAGCGATCGCCGACGGTCGCCTCCGCCGGGGCGACGTCGCGGTCATCCGCGGCATCGGTGTCGCCGGCGCGCCCGGAATGGGGCTGACATCCGCATTCATCTTCGCCCTGCACGCCCGTGGCCTGGCCGAGCACGTCGCGCTCGTGACGGACGGGCAGTTCAGCGGCCTGGTCAACCAGGGCATCTCCATCGGTGAGGTCTCGCCCGAGGCGGCCGCCGACGGACCGCTGGGCCGGGTGCAGGAGGACGACATCATCGACATCGACCTCGCAGACGGGCGGGTCGACCTGCTCGTCTCCGCCGAGGAGCTGGCAGCGAGGGAACCGTACCGGGCTCCGCTGGAGCGCGACACCGGCGGCGGGTTGCTCGATCACTACGAGCAGCTGGTGCAGCCGCTCAGCTGCGGCGCGGTGCTCTGCGCACGGCCGAACGCCGACCTGTGCGCGCGACGGGATTCCGCCGGCAGCGCGACCCGACCCGAAGCCGGTCTGCAGCCCACAACGAAGGAGAGCGCATGA
- a CDS encoding FAD-dependent oxidoreductase, translating to MNTTSIRVPAADVPVIGEYDVVVVGGGPAGLFAAASAGRAGRSTLLIERYGFLGGAGTMGGLSTFCGLHARVHGEDVRVIRGLTDELLERLEALDGLNPPHLSVDNRIMAQAFDISAYKIAADELIAASGVDLLFHATAVGAVMDGDRIDAVIIESKSGRQAVRGRMFVDGSGDADLAVWAGAPVERSEHLLYPSLMFRINGVDPIAAGPAWKTIRRVMEEAEEAGTHRFPRKKPIVRPQRHPIEWRSNLTQLSNDDGSAVDGTDVKQLTHGELQGRQQVKHTFAFIRERTPGFEESYVVDIAPQIGIRETRRIVGSYSLTEEDILGCADFDDTIGVNGWPVEAHVAGDVEFRFADSASRGFNQLPYRMLVPQGVPNLLVAGRCASMTQRGQSSGRVTGPCFVMGQAAGTAADLALASDGDVAHVDVGLLQERLVSAGVYLGTELPSASMAVPTPA from the coding sequence ATGAACACCACCAGCATCCGAGTGCCGGCCGCAGATGTGCCGGTCATCGGCGAGTACGACGTCGTGGTGGTCGGGGGCGGGCCCGCCGGTCTCTTCGCCGCAGCCTCGGCCGGTCGCGCAGGCCGGTCGACGCTGCTGATCGAACGGTACGGCTTCCTCGGCGGCGCGGGAACGATGGGCGGCCTCAGCACGTTCTGCGGACTGCACGCCCGGGTGCACGGCGAGGACGTACGGGTGATCCGCGGACTTACCGACGAGTTGCTCGAGCGCCTCGAGGCGCTCGACGGGCTCAACCCTCCTCACCTGAGCGTCGACAACCGCATCATGGCGCAGGCCTTCGACATCTCGGCGTACAAGATCGCCGCCGATGAGCTGATCGCCGCCTCCGGCGTCGACCTGCTCTTCCACGCCACGGCCGTGGGGGCGGTGATGGACGGCGACCGGATCGATGCGGTCATCATCGAGTCCAAGTCGGGCCGCCAGGCGGTCCGCGGGCGCATGTTCGTCGACGGATCGGGTGATGCCGATCTCGCGGTCTGGGCCGGTGCTCCCGTGGAGCGGTCCGAGCATCTGCTCTACCCCTCGCTGATGTTCCGGATCAACGGCGTCGACCCGATCGCGGCGGGGCCCGCGTGGAAGACGATCCGCCGGGTCATGGAAGAGGCCGAGGAGGCGGGTACGCACCGGTTCCCGCGCAAGAAGCCGATCGTGAGGCCCCAGCGTCATCCGATCGAGTGGCGCTCCAACCTCACGCAGCTCAGCAACGACGACGGGAGCGCTGTCGACGGCACCGACGTGAAGCAGCTGACTCACGGGGAACTGCAGGGACGGCAGCAGGTGAAGCACACCTTCGCCTTCATCCGCGAGCGCACACCAGGGTTCGAAGAGTCGTACGTCGTCGACATCGCCCCGCAGATCGGAATCCGCGAGACGAGGCGGATCGTCGGCTCCTACAGCCTGACCGAGGAGGACATCCTCGGCTGCGCGGACTTCGACGACACGATCGGCGTGAACGGGTGGCCGGTCGAGGCGCACGTCGCGGGCGACGTCGAGTTCCGGTTCGCCGACAGCGCGAGCCGAGGCTTCAATCAGCTCCCCTACCGCATGCTGGTGCCGCAGGGTGTGCCGAATCTCCTCGTCGCCGGCAGGTGCGCCTCGATGACCCAGCGCGGCCAATCCTCCGGCCGGGTCACGGGTCCGTGCTTCGTCATGGGGCAGGCAGCCGGCACCGCCGCCGATCTTGCGCTCGCGTCGGACGGTGACGTCGCGCACGTGGATGTCGGCCTCCTGCAGGAGCGCCTCGTCTCCGCCGGTGTCTACCTGGGCACCGAGTTGCCGTCCGCCTCGATGGCGGTTCCGACACCGGCCTGA
- a CDS encoding IclR family transcriptional regulator domain-containing protein — protein MAEERSRDRIQSIERAVAVLRAFGGHDAALSVSGVADRVGLPRPVVRRILLTFEHLGYVRVQNGRWSLTARILELGAGYFASSSLPEIAHPVMSDVVARTGETCSLGVLDGYDVIHVARVEERRPLPDAVRIGMRLPAHATAVGRVLLASLDPVSRERYLDGQPRERFTPRTIVEAAALRAHLEEVGRRGYDLSLEELHPGMIAAAVPVVVDDLAVAALTVSSTTVRSDAETLTAEIVPVLREAAAEIAARHRAANPHLFRSGQAGVGTAIEADGNSVPR, from the coding sequence GTGGCCGAAGAACGATCACGCGACCGTATCCAGAGCATCGAGCGTGCGGTCGCGGTGCTGAGGGCCTTCGGCGGCCATGACGCCGCGCTCAGCGTGAGCGGCGTGGCCGATCGGGTCGGGCTGCCGCGCCCGGTGGTGCGACGCATCCTGCTGACCTTCGAGCACCTCGGTTACGTCCGGGTGCAGAACGGCAGGTGGAGTCTGACCGCACGCATCCTGGAACTGGGCGCCGGCTACTTCGCGTCATCGTCGCTGCCGGAGATCGCCCACCCCGTCATGAGCGACGTCGTGGCCCGGACGGGTGAGACGTGCAGCCTGGGGGTGCTCGACGGCTACGACGTCATCCACGTCGCGCGCGTGGAGGAGAGGCGCCCGCTGCCGGACGCGGTCCGCATCGGCATGCGGCTGCCGGCCCACGCCACGGCGGTGGGCCGGGTCCTCCTCGCCAGCCTCGACCCGGTGTCGCGGGAGCGCTACCTCGATGGTCAGCCCCGCGAGCGCTTCACGCCCCGGACGATCGTCGAGGCCGCGGCCCTGCGGGCGCACCTCGAGGAGGTTGGCCGCCGCGGGTACGATCTGTCGCTCGAGGAACTCCATCCCGGCATGATCGCTGCGGCCGTGCCGGTGGTCGTGGACGACCTCGCGGTGGCGGCGCTCACCGTGTCTTCGACGACGGTGAGGTCGGATGCCGAGACCCTCACCGCGGAGATCGTGCCCGTCTTGCGTGAGGCGGCGGCCGAGATCGCGGCGCGTCACCGCGCCGCGAACCCCCACCTCTTCCGTTCCGGTCAGGCCGGTGTCGGAACCGCCATCGAGGCGGACGGCAACTCGGTGCCCAGGTAG
- a CDS encoding ABC transporter permease: MSQTTRTHEPTSAPGARATVDDAPTTPVAVQRRQPQGRMLKILPWIVTPSLVILIIVAWQLYVTLGDVNPFVFPPPAAVGQAFVVLVTDPATWAELGITVSEILIGFAVAVILGVIVGVVLGKLPWLELSIRPLIVISQVAPKVAFIPLFVIWFGFGMTSKIVLAALLAFFPVMLNVLLGVRSVEQGQREVMSSLNASRAQTFTQLELRSLQPYLFAGMEVGIVLATTGAIVGEYLGGSEGLGAMVVRAMNSLDAARTFALILLLALIGLVLYLIVNEAKRFFIPWHESVYGLRSET; encoded by the coding sequence ATGTCCCAGACCACCCGGACACATGAGCCGACCAGCGCCCCCGGCGCCCGCGCGACGGTCGATGATGCGCCGACGACGCCCGTCGCGGTACAGCGCCGGCAGCCGCAGGGTCGGATGCTGAAGATCCTGCCGTGGATCGTCACCCCGTCGCTGGTGATCCTGATCATCGTGGCCTGGCAGCTCTACGTCACCCTCGGTGATGTGAACCCGTTCGTCTTCCCCCCGCCGGCCGCGGTCGGGCAGGCCTTCGTCGTTCTCGTCACCGATCCCGCGACGTGGGCGGAGCTCGGCATCACCGTGAGCGAGATCCTCATCGGATTCGCTGTGGCGGTCATCCTCGGCGTCATCGTCGGCGTGGTGCTCGGCAAGCTTCCCTGGCTCGAACTGAGCATCCGCCCCCTCATCGTGATCTCGCAAGTCGCACCGAAGGTGGCGTTCATCCCGCTGTTCGTCATCTGGTTCGGGTTCGGGATGACCTCCAAGATCGTGCTCGCTGCGCTTCTGGCCTTCTTCCCCGTCATGCTGAACGTGCTCCTGGGCGTTCGGTCCGTCGAGCAGGGCCAGCGCGAGGTGATGAGCAGCCTGAACGCCTCGCGCGCCCAGACGTTCACGCAGCTCGAACTGCGGAGCCTGCAGCCCTACCTCTTCGCCGGGATGGAGGTCGGCATCGTGCTGGCCACGACCGGAGCCATCGTGGGCGAGTACCTGGGAGGGAGCGAGGGACTCGGTGCGATGGTGGTGAGAGCGATGAACTCTCTCGACGCTGCGAGGACGTTCGCCCTCATTCTGCTGCTGGCGCTGATCGGTCTGGTGCTCTATCTCATCGTGAATGAGGCCAAGCGCTTCTTCATCCCGTGGCACGAGTCGGTGTACGGGCTGCGCTCGGAGACGTGA